A single window of Halotalea alkalilenta DNA harbors:
- the phnG gene encoding phosphonate C-P lyase system protein PhnG, which produces MSDDPQGSAARAQRQRLMALTPYPALREAWRALDIDPVHRRVRGPESGMAMVRGRVGGEGRAFNLGEMTMCRASVALDDEAGDAALGHAWLAGRDHRQVELMALIDACAQRPTLAARIERELMAPLAAALARRRELESRKVAATRVEFFTLARTSTRGE; this is translated from the coding sequence GATGGCGCTGACCCCTTATCCCGCCTTGCGCGAGGCTTGGCGAGCGCTGGACATCGATCCGGTGCATCGCCGCGTGCGTGGTCCCGAGAGCGGTATGGCAATGGTGCGCGGCCGCGTCGGCGGCGAGGGCCGTGCGTTCAATCTGGGCGAGATGACCATGTGCCGCGCCAGCGTCGCGCTGGATGACGAGGCTGGCGACGCCGCGCTTGGCCATGCCTGGCTCGCCGGGCGCGATCATCGCCAGGTCGAGCTGATGGCGCTGATCGATGCCTGCGCCCAGCGCCCCACCCTTGCCGCGCGGATCGAACGCGAGTTGATGGCACCGCTGGCCGCGGCCCTGGCACGCAGGCGTGAGCTCGAGTCCCGCAAGGTGGCGGCGACCCGGGTCGAATTCTTCACCTTGGCGAGAACTTCAACGAGAGGAGAGTGA